The Halobacterium hubeiense genome contains the following window.
CGCGAGAGAACTCACGCACGGCGGCGCGAACCACGTCATGGAGTGCGTGGGCGCGGCGTCCGCGATGGACACCGCCATTGCCATCGCGCGGCCGGGCGGGACGGTCGGCTACGTTGGCGTCCCGTACGGCGTCACCGAGGAGGGGCTGGACGTGTTCACGATGTTCAGCGACAACATTACGCTGAACGGCGGCGTCGCACCCGTGCGAGCGTACGCGGAGGAGCTGATGGACGACGTCCTGCAGGGGACGCTGGACCCGTCGCCCATCTTCACGAAGACCGTCGGGCTCGACGACATCGACGAGGGCTACCGCGCGATGGACGAGCGAGAGGCCATCAAGGTGCTCGTCAAGCCCTGACGTTGTAGCTGGCTGTCACCCCGATAGATTCAAGTAGTGGTATGGCATAGCGTACCACGTATCATGTCGAGCGCATCGACCCCGGACGACGACTCGCTTCTGGACGAGTTCCTCGAAGACCGCGGCCACGAGACACAGACGTGGGAAGAGAGCTATAACAAGAAGCAGTGTCCGGAGTGCGGTGGGCTCCACGACGGCAACGCGCGAACCTGCACGGTGTGTGGCTGGTCGCCCGCGTAGTCGGGCATCGTCTTCCTTCGACGGCCAGCACACCTAAGACGAACCCCGAGAAAGGTTGGCGTGAATTCATGCCGGAGTGCCAGAACTGTGGGTCGTTCGTGACCGACGCGTACGCGAGAGTGTTCACGCCGAACGAACAGGGCGCCCCGCGCGTGTGTCCTAACTGCGAGGACAAGATTCGCGACGGCGCGGAAGTCCGGGAGGCGAGGTCTACGCGGCGGACGTAGGCCTTCCTGTCTGCGTATCGGAGAATTTCAAGCGGTTTATACCGTCTCGGTTCCTCTAGTTGTCTAATGACGGACTCGGAGCCGGAAGTCACGCGGCTGTTCGGTGGTCCGGGGAGCGGGAAGACGACCGCGCTCCTCGACCACGTCGAGGAAATTCTCGAAGACGACGACGTGGACGTACGCGACATCCTCGTCGTCTCGTACACGCGTGCCGCAGCGGCCGAGGTCCGCGAACGGCTCGCCGAGCGGCTCGACGTCAACCCGCGCTCGCTGCGCGGGAACGTCGCCACGATGCACGCGAAAGCCTACGAGCTGCTCGGGCTGTCCCGCGGCGACGTCGTCGGCGAGGACGACAAAGAGGAGTTCTGCGAGGAGTACGGCATCCCCTTCGAGGACGAGTACTCCTCGGGGTCGCGGCGCACCGCGCGCTCGACCACGCTCGGGAACAAGGTCATCGCGACCTCCCAGTGGCTCCAGCGAACCAGCCGCGACGTCGCCGACTGGTACGACGTCCCGTTCCGCTGGAACGACGAGGAAGTCCGACTCCCACCGGAAATCGACGAGAACGCGCAGGTCGGCAACAAGTACACGCCGACGTGGCCGTCCAGCGACGAGCGCTACGACATCCCGGAGGCGATTCGGGCGTGGCGTGCGTACAAGGGCGAGAACGAGCTCGTCGGGTTCGCGGACATGCTCGAACGCGTCCAGCAGCGCTCGCTGCTCCCCGATGTCGACTACCTCGTCATCGACG
Protein-coding sequences here:
- a CDS encoding HVO_0416 family zinc finger protein, which codes for MSSASTPDDDSLLDEFLEDRGHETQTWEESYNKKQCPECGGLHDGNARTCTVCGWSPA
- a CDS encoding DUF7563 family protein — translated: MPECQNCGSFVTDAYARVFTPNEQGAPRVCPNCEDKIRDGAEVREARSTRRT